One Polynucleobacter sp. MWH-Spelu-300-X4 genomic window carries:
- the serB gene encoding phosphoserine phosphatase SerB, with the protein MQIALFHKTNIQESLIREIEKSHAVKAINQKTPKTTLIELNETLNMTQRAHLRHLGVLHETDLGFIPKHFHSSLIKVLAMDMDSTIINIECIDEIADAVGRKKEVSEITEAAMRGEIKDFSESLRRRVALLKGAPASALEKVFNERLRLNEGAKELIAKAHQKGIYTLLVSGGFTFFTEKLQKELNLSETHANQLEIVDGKLTGKVVGNIVDGVAKAAYVEACCIKLGTNKHAAVTMGDGSNDLQMMHGAGLSIGYKAKPVVKDQADIAFDHVDLDAWLDLL; encoded by the coding sequence ATGCAAATAGCCCTTTTTCACAAGACAAATATCCAGGAATCTTTGATTCGTGAAATTGAAAAATCTCACGCTGTTAAAGCTATTAACCAAAAAACGCCTAAAACAACCTTAATTGAGTTAAATGAAACTCTCAATATGACTCAAAGAGCTCATTTACGTCATTTGGGTGTTCTGCATGAAACTGATTTGGGATTTATACCCAAACATTTTCATTCATCACTGATCAAAGTTCTCGCAATGGATATGGATTCAACCATTATCAATATTGAATGTATTGATGAAATTGCTGACGCCGTTGGTAGAAAAAAAGAAGTTTCTGAAATTACAGAAGCTGCTATGCGCGGTGAAATTAAAGATTTTAGCGAAAGCTTACGCCGACGAGTAGCTCTACTGAAAGGGGCCCCTGCATCAGCACTTGAAAAAGTTTTCAATGAGCGCCTCCGATTAAATGAAGGTGCTAAAGAGTTAATTGCAAAAGCCCATCAAAAAGGTATTTATACCCTCCTTGTATCAGGTGGATTTACTTTCTTCACGGAAAAACTTCAAAAAGAGCTAAATCTTTCAGAAACTCACGCAAATCAATTGGAAATCGTTGATGGAAAATTAACAGGTAAAGTTGTTGGCAATATTGTTGATGGGGTAGCAAAAGCTGCTTATGTTGAGGCTTGTTGCATTAAGTTAGGCACTAATAAACATGCAGCTGTAACCATGGGTGATGGTTCTAATGATCTACAGATGATGCATGGTGCCGGTCTGTCGATTGGCTATAAAGCAAAACCTGTCGTGAAAGATCAGGCAGATATTGCTTTTGACCATGTTGATTTAGATGCCTGGTTAGATTTACTATAA